The following proteins come from a genomic window of Nostoc sp. ATCC 53789:
- a CDS encoding ABC transporter substrate-binding protein, translating to MSSTRLSTSVACVLLLLTTACSQGETKSAQSIEAVNVNKAVAASNNISTLRIGYVGSSEPTGALGWAKKKGILNRELQKAGFKNITFARFPNGPDLNEALVAGQLDVGSLGDTPAIVLKARGQETRLLRISQFNTTAWLVAKKNGARSLAELKGEKIATQKGSYMHRYLLGLLAEAKIAKDVKVVHLMTTEAKAALERGDIAAYATSSDLGPFLKSQGFPVIDSSANHKGLSGTSLVVATESFLAKQPDFPQKFNAILTEAAKDLKANSEEYYQYHAQTTKYPIDIIKVSFPLRQVSEEPLPAEGVKLLEGTKKFLVSQGLAKSDFKLTDWVAEEK from the coding sequence GTCTAGTACGAGATTATCAACCTCAGTAGCTTGTGTCCTACTGCTACTAACTACAGCATGTAGCCAAGGTGAAACTAAATCTGCTCAATCCATTGAGGCTGTTAATGTCAATAAAGCTGTCGCTGCATCTAATAATATTTCTACCCTACGAATAGGTTATGTAGGTAGTTCTGAACCTACAGGGGCACTTGGTTGGGCAAAGAAAAAAGGAATTTTAAATCGTGAGTTGCAAAAAGCAGGATTTAAAAACATTACTTTTGCAAGATTTCCTAACGGGCCGGATCTAAATGAGGCGCTTGTCGCCGGACAATTAGATGTTGGTTCTTTAGGCGATACACCAGCCATAGTTTTGAAAGCTAGGGGTCAAGAAACCCGACTGTTGCGGATTAGCCAATTTAATACAACCGCCTGGTTAGTAGCGAAAAAGAATGGTGCGCGATCGCTTGCTGAACTTAAGGGTGAAAAAATAGCTACCCAAAAAGGCTCTTATATGCACCGATACCTGCTGGGTCTGTTAGCTGAAGCTAAAATTGCCAAGGATGTAAAAGTTGTTCACTTGATGACTACTGAGGCAAAAGCGGCTTTAGAACGTGGTGATATAGCAGCTTATGCAACCTCTAGCGATCTGGGGCCTTTTCTGAAATCACAAGGGTTTCCAGTGATTGATTCTTCTGCGAATCATAAGGGTCTTTCAGGGACATCATTAGTTGTAGCAACTGAAAGTTTTCTGGCAAAACAGCCTGATTTCCCACAGAAATTTAATGCAATTCTCACAGAAGCAGCTAAGGATTTAAAAGCTAATTCTGAAGAATATTATCAGTATCATGCTCAAACTACTAAATATCCCATCGATATTATAAAAGTATCGTTCCCACTCAGACAGGTATCAGAAGAACCATTACCAGCCGAGGGAGTGAAACTTTTAGAGGGAACAAAGAAATTTTTAGTCTCGCAGGGTTTAGCAAAGTCGGACTTTAAATTAACAGACTGGGTTGCTGAAGAAAAATAG